The genomic stretch TCGGCAGGTACTCGTAGGCAGCGCGCCGATCGGCCCGGACCTGCTCGTACTCAGCGGGGCTCCGAGCGCTGTACAGGGCCTCGGCGTCCAGCGGGGCGCAGGTCGCCACGAGCCCACCCGTGATGAGTGGCTCCAGCCGGTCGGCGACTGCGTCCAGTCCCATCCGGGCGGCCGCGCTGGTGTCGACCAGGTACCGGGCGATCACCGCCACACGTCAGCTCGCTGATCAGGATCCGTCATCGTCTCGAGCCCGCCGTCGCGGAGCCAGGCCACCTGCCGTGCGCGTGCGGCAGCGTTCGCGGCCTGCCGCAAGGCGGCGCGCACCGTGTCCGACACCCCAGTGGTGTTCAGCTCGCGTTGGGCGAGCGCCAACAACTCGTCGTCGAGGTCGATCAAACGCTTCGTCATCAGCATGCCCCTGTCGGCAGATATATGCACTGGACGGCCGGAGTATATACCGCGTGGCCGGCCGGGGCCTTCGTCGTCTCTCTTCCCCCGCCGAGGGGCTGGCCGAGATGTGCGACGTCGGACCACGCCGCTGACGCCCCGCCCCCGTCGGCACGTCTCATCCACCGTCGGAGGCGGCCGGCGTGTCGGGCGGGTCGGCACGTGCGCGGTGCGGGTCGCGCCGCCCGCACCGCCGTCCCGGTCGATGCCGGGGCGGCGGTGCGGCGCGGGCTCAGGGGGCGCCGGCCACCGCAGGCAGCACCACGGGCGGCTCGTGCTCGACGATGCCCGCGTCGTCCGCTGGTTCGAGGTCCTCCCCGTCCAGGTCGAGGTGCGGCAGGACCCGGTCCAGCCAGGCCGGCAGCCACCAGTTCCAGTGGCCCAGCAGCGCCATCGTCGCCGGCACCAGCACCATCCGGACGACGGTGGCGTCGACCAGGATCGCCACCGCCAGGCCGGCGCCGATCTGCGTGAGCACCAGCTCGCCCTCGGTCGCGAAACCGAGGAAGACCGCGACCATGATCGCCGCGGCCGCGGTGATCAGCCGCCCGGTCGTCGCCAGCCCGGAGACGACGCTCGTGCGGGCGTCGCCGGTGCGTCGCCACTCCTCGCGGACCCGGCCCAGCAGGAACACCTCGTAGTCCATCGACAACCCGAACGCGACCGCGAACATCAGGATCGGCAGCCAGCTGGAAACGGGCACGTCCTGGTCCAGGCCGAACAGCTGCCGGCCCCACCCCCAGGAGAAGACTGCCACGACGACGCCGTACGCGGCGCCGATGCTCAGCAGGTTCATCGCGGCCGCCTTGAGCGCCACGATCGGCGCGCGGAACGCCACGGTCAGCACCAGCACCGACACCCCGACGACGAAGCCGATGACCAGCCACAGTCGCCCGGTGAGCAGTGCGTTGATGTCGGCGAACACCGCGGTCTGGCCGGTCACCGACGCCCCGGCCGGGAGCACGTCGGCCCGCAGCCGCTCGAGCAGCTCGGTGGTGCGCGCGTCGGCCGGCGCCGTGGTCGGCTCGACCACCACCAGCGCGGCTCCGCCACCCGGGGCGAGCACCGGGTCGGCGACGGTGGCCACACCGGGCTGCCCGGCCAACCGGTCCCGCAGCGCACCGAGGTCCGCGGCCGGGACCTGGTCGAGGTCCACGGCGACCAGGAACGGCCCGTTGGCCCCCGGCCCGAAGGCGTCGCCGATGAGGTCGTAGGCCTGCCGGGTGGTGCTGTCCTCCGGCTGCGCGCCCACGTCCGCAGGCCAGATCCGCATGTCGAACGCGGGCAGGGCGAGCGCCACCAGCACCAGCAGGGCGCCCAGTGCCCAGGGCAGCGCCCGGGCGCCGATCCGGCCGGCCCACCGCGCCGCCAGCGGCGCGCGGCGTCGGTGCGACCCGCCGGCCCCGGTACGGACCCGACGTGGCAGCACGCGGGTGCCGGCCAGGCCGAGCCCGGCCGGGACGAGCGTGAGCGCGGCGGCCATCACGCTGACCACCGCGATCGCCGTCGCCGTCCCGAAGCTGGCGTAGGTCTGCAGGCCGGCCAGGCCCAGCCCGAGGAGCGAGACGAGCACGGTGGCGCCGGCGAACACGACGGACCGGCCGGCGGTGGTCGTTGCGGTGGCCGCCGCCGCGCGGACGTCGAGACCGGCGCGCAGCCCCTCCACGTGCCGGGTCACCAGCAGCAGCGCGTAGTCGATGCCGACGCCGAGCCCGACCATCGTCGCCACCGTCGGCGCCGACGTGCTCACGCTGCTGACCGCGGCGAGGAGCAGCACCCCCGACGAGCCGACCCCCAACCCGAGCAGCGCGACGAGGATGGGCAGTCCGGCGGCGACGACGGAGCCGAAGGTGAGCACCAGCAGCGCGAGCGCCACGAGCACGCCGACCGCTTCCCCGGTGCCCCCGGCGCTCAACCCGGCGCTGTCGGGCACCTCGCCGCCGAAGGCCACCTGGAGACCGGCGTCGACGGCCGGGCCGGCGGCCTCCTCCAGCGCGGTGGTGTCGCCGAAGAGGTCGGGGTCGGTGACCGGGACGTCGTACCGGACGTCGAGCAGCACCGTCGCGCCGTCCTCGGAGACGCGCGGTCCGAGCACCGAGACGACGTGCGGCAGCCCGGCCAGCCGCGCGGACAGCTCGGTGATCTCGGCGGCGGGCACGGAGTCGCCACCCGGGTCGTGCACGACGACGCGGTCCTGGGCACCGGCGGCGGCGGGGAACTCCGCACGCAGCAGCTCGGTGCCCTCCTGCGCGGGCGTGCCCGGCACGTTCCAGTCGTCCTGCGGGGTGCCGCCCACCGTCGCGGCCAGGCCGAACGCAGCCACCACCACGACCAGCCAGCCGGTCAGCACGCGCCAGGGGTGGGTGGCTGCGCCTGCTCCGAGGCGGTGCAGCAAACGGGTCATCACGGATCTCCTCGTACGGCGGGGGCAGCGGACCTGCCCCCGGTCGCGAGGAGGGTGCCGGGGAGCACTTGTGCACGACTGGAGCCGACTTGCGGGTGACTTGACTCCTGCTCGCTCGGCCCGTGTCCACGACTGCGGTGACGCGCTCCGCGAGCCGGCGGACTGCTGGACGCGCCGCACGGTGCCCCCGGTCTCAGCCCGCAGCGGTGCCCGAGGTGGGGACGTCGTCGGCCTCCCCCGACCTCGCCGCCTCGAGGTCGCCGACGCGGGCGCGGACCGATCGTCCGCGGCGCGGTCTCGAACGCCCGCTCAGGCGGGCTGGACGACGACCTTGCCCTCGATGCGTCCGGCGGCGGCCTCGGCGTGCAGGGCGGGGAGCTCGGTGAGCGGGATGCGGCGGGTGACCTCGACGTGCAGGTCGCCGCTGTCGACCAGGGACACCAGCTCGGTGAGCCGGTCCCGGTTGGGGAGCACGAACACCGTGGCCGCGGTGACGCCGCGGGCCTCGTCACCGGGGGTGGCCATGAACGCGGTGGTGCTGACCACCTTGCCCCCGTCGCGGACCACGGCCACCAGCGCGGCGAACTGCTCGGGGTCGATGGGCGCCAGGTTGACCAGCACGTCCACCGGCTCCTCGACCGCGCCCAGCACGTCGGTGGTCGTGTGGTCGATGACCTCCTCGGCGCCGGCCGCCCGGACGGCGTCGCTGCTGCGCGGGCTCGCGGTCGCCACCACGTGCACCCCGGCCCGCGCGGCCAGCGCGACGGCGTACTTGCCGACCACACCCCCCGCACCGTTGATCAGCACCCGCTGCCCGGCGGCCAGCTCGCCGTCGTCGAACAGCGCCTGCCAGGCCGTCAACGCCACCGACGGCAGCCCCGCCGCATCCGGCAGCGGGATGGTCGTGGGCGCCGGGACCAGCGCCTCGGCCGGGGCGATGACGTACTCCGCCGCTCCCCCGTCGCGCTCCATCGGCAGGAACCCGATCACCGCATCCCCCACCCGCGGACCGCCCACCCCGTCCCCGAGCGCATCCACCGTGCCCGAGACGTCGTAGCCGGGCACGTGCGGCAGCACGACCGGGATCGGCAGGAAACCGGCGCGCATGCCCGCGTCGGCGGCGTTGAACGCCGAGCCCGCCACCCGCACCCGCACCTCACCGGCACCGGGGACGGGCTGGTCGACGTCCTCGTACCGCAGCACCTCGGGACCGCCGACCTCGTGGAAACGCACTGCCTTCATCGCTGGACCTGCTCTCTGTGGGGTGTGCCGTTG from Modestobacter roseus encodes the following:
- a CDS encoding NADP-dependent oxidoreductase codes for the protein MKAVRFHEVGGPEVLRYEDVDQPVPGAGEVRVRVAGSAFNAADAGMRAGFLPIPVVLPHVPGYDVSGTVDALGDGVGGPRVGDAVIGFLPMERDGGAAEYVIAPAEALVPAPTTIPLPDAAGLPSVALTAWQALFDDGELAAGQRVLINGAGGVVGKYAVALAARAGVHVVATASPRSSDAVRAAGAEEVIDHTTTDVLGAVEEPVDVLVNLAPIDPEQFAALVAVVRDGGKVVSTTAFMATPGDEARGVTAATVFVLPNRDRLTELVSLVDSGDLHVEVTRRIPLTELPALHAEAAAGRIEGKVVVQPA
- a CDS encoding DUF2191 domain-containing protein, with amino-acid sequence MLMTKRLIDLDDELLALAQRELNTTGVSDTVRAALRQAANAAARARQVAWLRDGGLETMTDPDQRADVWR
- a CDS encoding MMPL family transporter → MTRLLHRLGAGAATHPWRVLTGWLVVVVAAFGLAATVGGTPQDDWNVPGTPAQEGTELLRAEFPAAAGAQDRVVVHDPGGDSVPAAEITELSARLAGLPHVVSVLGPRVSEDGATVLLDVRYDVPVTDPDLFGDTTALEEAAGPAVDAGLQVAFGGEVPDSAGLSAGGTGEAVGVLVALALLVLTFGSVVAAGLPILVALLGLGVGSSGVLLLAAVSSVSTSAPTVATMVGLGVGIDYALLLVTRHVEGLRAGLDVRAAAATATTTAGRSVVFAGATVLVSLLGLGLAGLQTYASFGTATAIAVVSVMAAALTLVPAGLGLAGTRVLPRRVRTGAGGSHRRRAPLAARWAGRIGARALPWALGALLVLVALALPAFDMRIWPADVGAQPEDSTTRQAYDLIGDAFGPGANGPFLVAVDLDQVPAADLGALRDRLAGQPGVATVADPVLAPGGGAALVVVEPTTAPADARTTELLERLRADVLPAGASVTGQTAVFADINALLTGRLWLVIGFVVGVSVLVLTVAFRAPIVALKAAAMNLLSIGAAYGVVVAVFSWGWGRQLFGLDQDVPVSSWLPILMFAVAFGLSMDYEVFLLGRVREEWRRTGDARTSVVSGLATTGRLITAAAAIMVAVFLGFATEGELVLTQIGAGLAVAILVDATVVRMVLVPATMALLGHWNWWLPAWLDRVLPHLDLDGEDLEPADDAGIVEHEPPVVLPAVAGAP